A part of Saccharomonospora amisosensis genomic DNA contains:
- a CDS encoding GNAT family N-acetyltransferase, translating into MSPRLSATSLHHRFFVGTPAIPAALLRQLARLDHRQQEAVVAVVGTRVVGLAQYASAGSPARADLAVLVVDRWQHLGVGRALVTRLAELATAHGIRTFDAAVLPSNDAAHLGIARLWPGALGTADEDSINYQLPLPPPS; encoded by the coding sequence ATGTCGCCGCGGCTGTCGGCCACCTCGCTGCACCACCGGTTCTTCGTCGGCACGCCCGCGATTCCGGCCGCGCTGCTACGCCAGCTGGCGAGACTGGACCACCGGCAGCAGGAGGCCGTCGTGGCAGTCGTCGGCACGCGAGTGGTCGGCCTGGCCCAGTACGCGAGCGCGGGCAGCCCCGCCCGCGCGGACCTGGCCGTGCTGGTGGTGGACCGCTGGCAGCACCTGGGAGTGGGGCGGGCGCTGGTCACCCGGCTCGCCGAACTCGCGACCGCACACGGTATCCGCACCTTCGACGCGGCCGTGCTGCCCAGTAACGACGCGGCACACCTCGGCATCGCCCGGCTGTGGCCGGGCGCGCTGGGCACGGCGGACGAGGACAGCATCAACTACCAGCTACCACTACCACCGCCCAGCTGA